TAAATTTGGTCATGGCTATAAAATTATTTACTATTGTTTTCTTTCAATTTTCTTATTGAATCTTCTTCCGGTGTAACATAAAGTGTTTTTTGATTTTCATAGATAACATACCCTGGTTTAGCGCCATTAGGTTTATGCACGTATTTCACCTGAACATAATCGACAGGGACTTGAGCAGATAAACGATATTTAGAGTAATAAGCCGCTAACATCGCAGCCTCAAGTAATGTGGTTTCAGATGGATCTGTATCCTTGATGATCACGTGTGAACCGGGAATATCTTTTGCATGGAGCCAAATATCTGTTTTCTTAGCAGAGCGAAGAGTCAATTGATCATTTTGAAGATTATTACGTCCAACTAAAATCAATGCTCCATCGCTAGAATAAAATTCTTCTGGTTTACTTTGTTTTGTTTGTTTTTGTTTTTTAGCTGCGCGTTTTTTGATATAGCCTTGTTCAATCAATTCTTCACGAATCAAATCAATATCCATTGGGCCTGCAATTTCCAACTGCGCTAAAACAGATTCTAAATAACCAACTTCTTGTGTAGCCTGTTCAATTTGACGATGAACGATTTTGACCGCATTTTTAAGCTTTTGGTATTTTTGGAAATATTTTTGGGCATTTTGATTGGGACTTAAAGCAGGATTCAACTTTATTTTTAATGGTTTGTCTTCCTCGTAATAATTCGGCAATTCTACAAACTCAGCTCCTTTAGGAACTTGTGACATAAAGGTTGTCAATAATTCGCCATCTCGGCGGTAGTTTTCAGCAAGTTCAGTATCAGCCAATGTTTGTTGAAGCTTTAGAATTTTTGTTTGATTACGTTTTAGCTCATTATCAAGTTTGTGGATTAGTTCTCCACCTTGTTGTTTTACACGATCCTTCTCAGCTTTACCGCCATAAAAAGCATCAAGTAATTCACTCAGAGTTTGGTAAGTCGTTTTTGTTCCTTCAAGTGAGTTAAATGGCAAAGGAGTAAAGTATTCTTTTTTCTCAGTTGTCGTCAACGTAGGGGTAGTTTTACTTAAAAGATCGGACCAGAAGGCTTCCCAAACGAGCATTTTTTCATTCGGCCGTTCATTTAAACGATAGACAAGCTCATCTGCTGTATCTCTACCTAAGCCTTGAAAGTGTGATTGAAGGTATTGGCCATCCAAAACAGCGGCTTGAGATAAAATCGCAAACACTTTTTCTTTACGTGCAGAAAAAGGATCTTGAGATTCTTGTTTGGGCGGATCGATATAGTCAACACCAGGAAGCAAGGAACGATAGCTATTTTGCGAACTGCCGATATGCTTGATCGCATCTAGAATTCTTCCATTTTCTTTATTCATCAAAATGATCGTACTGTGTCTACCCATCAATTCAACGATCAAAACAATATTTTGTAGATCACCAAGCTCATCTCTTTTTGTAAAAGTAAAATGGACGACTCGATCGTTATCGACCTGATGGATCTGTTCTAAAATCGCCCCTTCCAAAAACTTACGCAACATCATTACGAAATTAGGAGGTGTATCCGGATTTGCATACGCAATATCGGTCAACTGGATCCGTGCATAACTCGGATGAGCAGATAAAAGTAATTTATGATTTTTCCCTTTTGATCGTATAACTAAAACAATTTCATTTTCATAAGGCTGATGAATTTTAGAAATTCGGCCTGTTACTAAGGCATCAGATAATTCTGAAACCATGGTATGTGTAAATACGCCATCAAATGACATAAACATCCCTCAATTCTATAAACATAATAGTACTATTATAACGGAGTTCTTTTTATTTATAAAGGAAGTGAGAAATAAAACATAAAAAATCGAATAGGCTAGACATGAATCAGTAAATGTCTGCGTATTTTTCAAATGTTTAGTATAATGAATGGAGTACCAATTTTTAATCAGCAAATGGCTTTTATTACAAGGAGGCAGAAGTATGGTAAAAAGATTGATCAGTGCAAGCTACAGTGATGTTGCTAAGATGACTGCAAAGGAGTTGAAACAGTCCATCAAAGCAAGCGAAGGGCGGACGATCCTTTCAGAGAATGTTGTGGCCGCATCACCACAGGCAGGAGATATCAGTAATGCAGAGGTGGCTGCAGCATTTGGAGCAGATTTGATTTTACTGAATTTATTCGACTGTTTTAATCCGATCGTACAAGGGATTCCTGGAATGTCGATTGAAGAGGTGATGAACTATTGGCAGCATCCAGAAGAAAATCAAATCAACCCAATTCCGATCTTGAAAAAATTGATTGGGCGTCCAGTGGGTGTGAATTTGGAGCCTGTAGATGAGTCTTCACAAATGTTTAGTGAAAAATTAGAAATTGCTAAAGGACGTACTAGCTCAAAAGAAACGATTCAACGAGCAGAAGAGATGGGCGTTGATTTTATCTGTTTAACAGGAAATCCTGGAACAGGTGTGACAAATGCTGAAATTGCTAAAGCAGTAAAAATAGCGAAGGAAAACTTTTCTGGGTTGATCATTGCAGGAAAAATGCACAGTGCTGGTTCAGATGAGCCGGTTGTTTCTACCGAAGCAGTAGAAGCATATACTAAAGCAGGGGCAGATATTTTACTATTACCGGCAGTTGGAACGGTTCAAGGATTTTCTGAAGAAGATATGAAGGCAGCTATTGCTATTGCCAAAAAATACGATTTATTAACAATGTCAGCGATTGGTACGAGTCAAGAAAGTGCCAGTAAAGAAACGATTCGTCAAATTGCTTTGCTGAATAAGATCTGCGGAGTAGATATCCAGCATATTGGAGATGCAGGATATGGTGGATTAGCTCCAGCTGAAAATATTTATGAAATGTCACTAGCTATTAGAGGAATGCGGCATACGATCAATCGTATGGCTCGTTCAGTTAATCGATAGAGAACAGGAATGCGTTAAGCGTACGATTCGAGTAAAAAAACAGGACAAAACGGTTTATTCGTTTTGTCCTGTTTTTGTGTTTATGCGTCCGCCCAAACAGTTTCAGCGATTGTTTTAACAAGCGCGATTTTTTCCCATTGTTCTTCTTCTGTTAAATGATTTCCTTCGTGGGTTGACGCGAAGCCGCATTGCGGAGACAAGCAAATTTGCTCTAAAGGTACATATTGGCTTGCTTCTTTGATTCGAGCAATAATCGCCTCAGAACTTTCTAAGTTTCCTGTTTTTGTTGTGATCAAGCCTAAGACGATTCGCTGATCGTGTAATTTTTCTAATGGTTCAAATCCGCCAGAACGCTCATCATCATACTCTAAAAAGAAGCCATCGAATGCTTGGATCGAAAAGAGGTTTTTGGCAATTGTTTCATAAGAGCCATTATAGAGCCAATGAGACTGGAAGTTTCCTTTACAAAAATGGAAGGTAACAGCTAAATCAGCCGGCTTTTTAGCTAATACCTGTTCGGTTACTTCCTGAAAATCTTGGAGTAATTGATCCGGATTCAAGCCATTCGCTTTGATCATTTCACGGAAACGTTCATCAAACAACCCGCCCCAACTGGTATCATCCAATTGCAAGTATCGACAGCCTGCATCATAGAACGCTTGGATCGCATCTTGATACGTTTTGATCAAGTCTTGTTTGAATGCAGCCAAAGAATCATAGATCGGATTTTCATTATATTGTTTTGATAAGATCAATGAGTCTAGAAAAATCATATTCGGACCAGGGATCGTTTGTTTAGCCAAAAGTGGTGCTGCATGGCGTTGAGTAAAACGAAAATGATCAAGAAACGGGTGGTCTTGCGAAAAAGAGAGTGGACCACTGACAAATGTCCCTTGAGCTTCCGTTGTAATACCAAAAGCCGTTGTTTCAAAATCAAAAACAGTGATCCCATTCAATCCCGCAATAAAATCTAAATGCCACCAGCGACGACGAAATTCACCGTCTGTTACAGCTAAAAGACCTGCTTCTTTTTGCTTGTTTATCAATTTGATGATTTCTTGATCTTCGATTTCAGTTAGCTTTTCTTTTGAGATCGTTCCATCAGCAAAAGCTTGACGGGCTTCTTTCAAAGGCGCTGTACGTAAAAAGCTACCAACGATATCATAGCGAAAAGGGATTTTTTTAGTGTTGTTTGTCATAATAATTCCTCCATTATTTTAGTTTAGTCTATTGAAAAATACAAAAAAGCCCTGTACTTTTTTCAAAGTAAAGGGCGAATGCTCGCGTTACCACCTTTATTTTGGAAACCTCTCACAAGATTTCCCTCAACCAGGTACAGAATCAATTCTTCCGTACCATTGCACTATATTGGGCGCACCCAGAATATGCTTACCGCGGCTCACATATTCTTACGAAAAGATCATTTTCCTGTAATAGCAAATTATCTCATTTCAGCTACCGAGACTCTCTAATCAATTTTCTAAAAAACAGTACTCTTCTTTTCATCGTATTTTAATTTATTCATTATTAATGAAAGTATAGGCTAGGTAAAAATGTTTGTCAACAGCTGCTCATGATTCATTCGCTGATTCTTTTCTCGGCAGTCTTTAAATCGTCTAATAATTTTTGAAGGAAGCGCTCAATTTCAATTGGGAGCATATGGTAGCTGTTTAGTGTATTATTTTGCTGTTGAACAAAATCCAGTCTATATCTCAAGCTATCTTGGATTTTTATTAGATAATTTTGATCATTAAAATCTGGTAGTAAAGAAGCTGTTGGCGCA
This sequence is a window from Enterococcus wangshanyuanii. Protein-coding genes within it:
- the efbA gene encoding fibronectin-binding protein EfbA, whose product is MSFDGVFTHTMVSELSDALVTGRISKIHQPYENEIVLVIRSKGKNHKLLLSAHPSYARIQLTDIAYANPDTPPNFVMMLRKFLEGAILEQIHQVDNDRVVHFTFTKRDELGDLQNIVLIVELMGRHSTIILMNKENGRILDAIKHIGSSQNSYRSLLPGVDYIDPPKQESQDPFSARKEKVFAILSQAAVLDGQYLQSHFQGLGRDTADELVYRLNERPNEKMLVWEAFWSDLLSKTTPTLTTTEKKEYFTPLPFNSLEGTKTTYQTLSELLDAFYGGKAEKDRVKQQGGELIHKLDNELKRNQTKILKLQQTLADTELAENYRRDGELLTTFMSQVPKGAEFVELPNYYEEDKPLKIKLNPALSPNQNAQKYFQKYQKLKNAVKIVHRQIEQATQEVGYLESVLAQLEIAGPMDIDLIREELIEQGYIKKRAAKKQKQTKQSKPEEFYSSDGALILVGRNNLQNDQLTLRSAKKTDIWLHAKDIPGSHVIIKDTDPSETTLLEAAMLAAYYSKYRLSAQVPVDYVQVKYVHKPNGAKPGYVIYENQKTLYVTPEEDSIRKLKENNSK
- a CDS encoding PEP phosphonomutase, with product MVKRLISASYSDVAKMTAKELKQSIKASEGRTILSENVVAASPQAGDISNAEVAAAFGADLILLNLFDCFNPIVQGIPGMSIEEVMNYWQHPEENQINPIPILKKLIGRPVGVNLEPVDESSQMFSEKLEIAKGRTSSKETIQRAEEMGVDFICLTGNPGTGVTNAEIAKAVKIAKENFSGLIIAGKMHSAGSDEPVVSTEAVEAYTKAGADILLLPAVGTVQGFSEEDMKAAIAIAKKYDLLTMSAIGTSQESASKETIRQIALLNKICGVDIQHIGDAGYGGLAPAENIYEMSLAIRGMRHTINRMARSVNR
- a CDS encoding 5-methyltetrahydropteroyltriglutamate--homocysteine S-methyltransferase, whose protein sequence is MTNNTKKIPFRYDIVGSFLRTAPLKEARQAFADGTISKEKLTEIEDQEIIKLINKQKEAGLLAVTDGEFRRRWWHLDFIAGLNGITVFDFETTAFGITTEAQGTFVSGPLSFSQDHPFLDHFRFTQRHAAPLLAKQTIPGPNMIFLDSLILSKQYNENPIYDSLAAFKQDLIKTYQDAIQAFYDAGCRYLQLDDTSWGGLFDERFREMIKANGLNPDQLLQDFQEVTEQVLAKKPADLAVTFHFCKGNFQSHWLYNGSYETIAKNLFSIQAFDGFFLEYDDERSGGFEPLEKLHDQRIVLGLITTKTGNLESSEAIIARIKEASQYVPLEQICLSPQCGFASTHEGNHLTEEEQWEKIALVKTIAETVWADA